From the Carya illinoinensis cultivar Pawnee chromosome 4, C.illinoinensisPawnee_v1, whole genome shotgun sequence genome, one window contains:
- the LOC122306286 gene encoding uncharacterized protein LOC122306286, translating to MRLVVENLTGTLFYIQVGNDATLADLKREIEAQQELPFHRLILMLDTNHTPLMTSTDEDGVLLMDCGVKDGSHIYLFFNPLDDASTQDQFVFSWPDSLLG from the coding sequence ATGAGGTTGGTCGTGGAGAACTTAACAGGAACTCTATTCTACATCCAAGTCGGCAACGATGCCACACTTGCCGATCTAAAGAGGGAAATTGAGGCCCAGCAGGAGCTCCCCTTTCACCGTCTGATCCTGATGCTTGACACCAATCATACCCCTCTGATGACCAGTACTGATGAAGATGGCGTTTTGCTCATGGATTGTGGGGTTAAAGATGGGTCACATATTTATCTCTTTTTCAATCCCCTTGATGATGCATCCACCCAAGATCAGTTCGTGTTCTCTTGGCCTGATTCTCTCTTGGGTTAG
- the LOC122307095 gene encoding uncharacterized protein LOC122307095, which produces MRVIVVTRAHQFVIEVGFQEPVLEIKRKIEQLFGVPVASQTLSVSGWELVDGLDMEDYPIVTEGTKIDLTIKYLLMLPPLNHCNRIQIVVKFPARQLNIEVDATETVGSLKEKIHIMDGTPLKRMSLFYSGMELEDFRNLNEYGVREFSEIVVFLKSMNRMTDEPPSTRLSLVVQTSSSLLNAARIPVEMKDSCTVNELRQILLTREILPIDDYLFIHKQRIMRDNCSLRWHGVENGDCLYVFKGTVSRSGS; this is translated from the coding sequence ATGAGGGTAATAGTTGTTACAAGGGCACACCAATTTGTGATTGAAGTGGGTTTCCAGGAACCTGTTCTTGAAATCAAAAGGAAGATAGAACAACTCTTTGGTGTCCCTGTGGCTTCCCAAACTCTCTCAGTATCAGGATGGGAATTGGTGGATGGACTTGACATGGAAGACTATCCAATTGTCACTGAAGGTACTAAAATTGATCTCACCATCAAATACCTCCTTATGCTGCCTCCACTAAACCATTGCAATAGAATCCAAATTGTAGTGAAATTTCCGGCTCGGCAGTTAAACATAGAGGTAGATGCAACAGAAACAGTGGGTAGTCTTAAAGAGAAAATTCATATCATGGATGGAACACCTCTCAAAAGAATGTCACTTTTCTATTCTGGGATGGAGTTGGAAGATTTCCGCAATCTAAACGAGTATGGAGTACGCGAATTTTCGGAAATAGTTGTGTTCCTCAAGAGCATGAATCGCATGACTGATGAACCTCCATCAACAAGGCTGAGTCTTGTGGTGCAAACTTCTTCTAGTTTGCTTAATGCAGCTAGAATTCCTGTGGAAATGAAGGACTCATGCACTGTCAATGAGTTGAGGCAGATATTATTGACCAGAGAAATTCTTCCTATTGATGATTATTTGTTCATCCACAAGCAGAGGATAATGCGTGACAATTGCAGCCTCCGGTGGCATGGTGTTGAGAATGGGGACTGTCTCTATGTATTTAAAGGGACTGTTAGTCGAAGTGGAAGCTAG
- the LOC122306287 gene encoding uncharacterized protein At4g02000-like, whose product MRKVWRLVKSVKFRDLNAEFTLVEFEDSRDRAKVVREGPWSFDKHLVLLKEFDSLIQISKLELVKAPFWVRIHDLPLIARNEYIGKLVGSALGEVLEVDLDKGEMELEEYMRVRVMLDISKPFLRWKRLNVGKGASCWVNFSYERLPDLCFFCGVLGHTLKDCEFTDPEKLDPTKLPYGQWLRASFLST is encoded by the coding sequence ATGCGAAAAGTTTGGCGGTTGGTGAAGAGTGTGAAGTTTCGTGATTTGAATGCTGAATTTACACTGGTTGAATTTGAAGATAGTCGAGACAGAGCCAAAGTTGTACGTGAAGGTCCTTGGAGTTTTGATAAACATTTGGTGTTATTGAAGGAGTTCGATAGTCTAATACAAATCAGTAAACTTGAACTGGTAAAGGCTCCTTTTTGGGTCCGTATTCATGATCTACCACTGATTGCTCGGAATGAATATATTGGGAAATTGGTTGGCAGTGCGTTGGGGGAAGTTCTGGAGGTTGATCTGGATAAGGGGGAAATGGAATTGGAGGAGTACATGCGAGTCCGAGTAATGTTGGATATCTCCAAACCTTTTTTGCGTTGGAAGCGTTTGAATGTGGGGAAGGGAGCTTCATGCTGGGTGAACTTTTCCTATGAAAGATTACCcgatttatgttttttttgtgGAGTGCTGGGACACACGCTGAAGGACTGTGAGTTTACGGACCCTGAAAAGTTGGATCCGACCAAGCTTCCCTATGGGCAATGGTTGAGAGCCAGCTTCTTGAGTACTTGA